A single Notoacmeibacter ruber DNA region contains:
- a CDS encoding Na+/H+ antiporter subunit D, producing MAAVGVNEIDRSVAMVTKAVSLADWLLIAPVALPILGGAALLMLNRRIAWHAPVTIAILVLMSLADLVLLYRVWTEGPLHMAMGSWLPPFGIVFAADTLGVLFATITAFTGLVCAVFATAEADATEYRYGYFTFYLLMLAGVTGAFLTGDIFNLYVWFEVLLISSFGLLALGSNPIQLDGTFKYAILNLIATTLFLVSVGILYGIAGTLNMADLALKARSGEMSGPLMTFGILMTVAFLMKAAAFPLNAWLPASYHVPRSSSSALFAALLTKVGIYALLRTLILLFPQLGEAFAPVLLVVANATMIIGALGLLASTDIRRMVGWAVISGIGVILVGPGLGESAALGGAIAYAMHSMIVMAGLYCLAGAMSWMAGGQSLQRMGGLALRSPALLLCGLGLMLATAGLPPFSGLWPKAILVEAALSDAAYTTVVIVLLNGLLTTIAFGRMFAFGFWKPAPAAPDEGAELALLSKKRLVPIAAVVVVSLAAGLYPEPWLAASHQAAAGLLNGATYIETVLPGG from the coding sequence ATGGCCGCTGTCGGTGTGAATGAAATCGACCGTTCCGTTGCGATGGTCACGAAGGCGGTCAGTCTGGCCGACTGGCTGCTGATCGCTCCTGTCGCGCTGCCGATTCTCGGCGGCGCGGCGCTTTTGATGCTGAACAGACGGATTGCCTGGCACGCTCCCGTCACCATTGCCATTCTCGTCCTTATGAGCCTTGCGGATCTGGTCCTTCTATACCGGGTCTGGACCGAAGGGCCGCTGCACATGGCGATGGGCAGCTGGCTGCCGCCTTTCGGTATCGTCTTCGCGGCCGATACGCTGGGTGTTCTTTTCGCTACCATCACGGCCTTTACCGGGCTTGTCTGTGCGGTTTTCGCCACGGCGGAGGCGGATGCCACGGAATATCGCTATGGCTACTTCACCTTTTATCTCCTGATGCTGGCGGGAGTAACAGGCGCTTTCCTGACGGGCGACATCTTCAACCTTTATGTCTGGTTCGAAGTCCTGCTCATCTCCAGCTTCGGCCTGCTTGCTCTGGGCTCGAACCCGATTCAGCTCGATGGCACGTTCAAATATGCCATTCTGAACCTGATCGCGACGACGCTCTTTCTCGTATCGGTCGGTATTCTTTACGGTATCGCCGGCACGCTCAACATGGCCGATCTGGCATTGAAGGCACGCAGCGGCGAGATGTCCGGGCCGCTGATGACCTTCGGCATCCTCATGACCGTCGCCTTTCTGATGAAGGCTGCGGCTTTTCCTCTGAATGCCTGGCTTCCGGCATCGTACCATGTCCCCCGGTCCTCCTCCTCGGCGCTGTTCGCGGCTCTGCTGACCAAGGTCGGCATCTATGCGTTGCTGCGCACGCTGATCCTGCTCTTTCCGCAGCTCGGAGAGGCATTCGCGCCGGTTCTTCTCGTCGTGGCCAATGCGACGATGATTATCGGTGCTCTCGGCCTCCTCGCTTCAACGGATATACGGCGGATGGTCGGATGGGCCGTGATTTCCGGTATCGGCGTCATTCTGGTCGGGCCGGGTCTTGGCGAAAGCGCGGCTCTCGGTGGCGCGATCGCCTATGCGATGCACTCCATGATCGTAATGGCTGGGCTCTATTGTCTCGCCGGCGCGATGAGCTGGATGGCGGGAGGACAATCCCTGCAGCGGATGGGCGGTCTGGCGCTCCGTTCGCCCGCTCTTCTTTTATGCGGGCTCGGCCTTATGTTGGCCACGGCCGGGCTGCCGCCGTTTTCCGGCCTGTGGCCGAAAGCGATCCTGGTGGAAGCGGCACTATCCGATGCCGCATATACGACCGTTGTAATCGTCTTGCTCAATGGCCTCCTGACGACGATTGCCTTCGGACGCATGTTCGCCTTCGGCTTCTGGAAGCCGGCACCGGCAGCCCCCGATGAAGGGGCGGAACTTGCGCTTTTATCGAAGAAACGTCTGGTCCCTATCGCTGCGGTGGTCGTGGTATCTCTTGCTGCGGGCCTCTATCCGGAGCCCTGGCTTGCCGCGTCTCACCAAGCGGCCGCGGGCCTGCTGAATGGTGCAACCTATATCGAAACCGTATTGCCGGGAGGATAG
- a CDS encoding cytochrome b/b6 domain-containing protein, whose product MRVLNTVERYGAVAALFHWAIATLILVLLPLGIYMHELPQGTGSEVSQKIWLYSLHKTLGVSVFTLAVLRVIWAAFNRRPAPIHAERRVETFLAEAVHWALYGAILATPLAGWIYHAATQGFAPIWWPFSQELPFVPENDRAFAGWFKRLHAGLAITMIGLVALHVLGAFKHVLVDRDGTLARMVPGWRIGNESAARARLAAEAGHHHAPAFIVGLIVLAVAASVIAFAESAEGGRKPDEAAVAVSDSQSPDAASQGNTQSENGSMVATDAASSADAVEETSGEPGNASDASAGGAPLWAVDQQASELGITVAQNGSPTEGTFEQWNAEIRFDPEALDQSSVRVEVEVGSLSIGDVSDTAKSLLQAQEQPVAVWSADQFRQTGDNAYEAEGTLELAGQSAPLTLPFTLNIDGDTAEMQSETTIQRLDWGVGANDYPEGDTVGLDVTLRINVSATRQE is encoded by the coding sequence ATGCGGGTCTTGAATACGGTCGAGCGTTACGGCGCGGTGGCCGCCCTTTTCCATTGGGCTATTGCCACACTCATTCTCGTGCTGCTGCCGCTCGGCATATATATGCATGAACTGCCCCAAGGGACGGGTAGCGAAGTTTCGCAGAAAATCTGGCTCTACAGTCTTCACAAGACACTGGGTGTCAGCGTCTTCACGCTCGCGGTCCTCCGTGTGATCTGGGCTGCATTCAATCGCCGGCCCGCGCCTATTCACGCTGAAAGGCGGGTCGAGACGTTTCTGGCCGAAGCCGTGCACTGGGCTCTCTACGGCGCCATACTGGCGACGCCCCTTGCAGGTTGGATTTATCACGCAGCAACGCAGGGTTTTGCACCTATCTGGTGGCCATTCAGTCAGGAGCTTCCTTTCGTGCCCGAAAATGACCGGGCTTTCGCCGGTTGGTTCAAGAGACTCCATGCCGGTCTTGCGATCACGATGATTGGCCTTGTGGCTCTGCACGTCCTTGGGGCGTTCAAACATGTGCTTGTCGATCGTGACGGCACGCTTGCCAGAATGGTTCCCGGTTGGCGCATCGGCAACGAGAGTGCGGCACGCGCCCGTTTGGCTGCCGAAGCCGGCCATCACCATGCTCCGGCATTCATTGTAGGTCTGATCGTTCTCGCAGTCGCCGCTTCTGTGATTGCTTTCGCCGAGAGTGCGGAAGGAGGGCGCAAACCGGATGAGGCCGCGGTCGCCGTCTCCGACAGTCAATCTCCTGATGCCGCTTCGCAAGGCAATACGCAGTCGGAAAACGGATCCATGGTAGCGACGGATGCAGCGTCTTCCGCAGATGCTGTGGAAGAGACGTCGGGAGAGCCTGGTAATGCTTCTGATGCCAGCGCCGGTGGGGCGCCGCTCTGGGCCGTGGACCAGCAGGCGAGCGAACTCGGCATCACAGTGGCTCAGAACGGCTCGCCTACCGAGGGAACGTTCGAACAGTGGAATGCCGAGATCCGGTTCGATCCGGAGGCCTTGGATCAGTCATCCGTTCGCGTGGAAGTTGAGGTCGGCAGCCTTTCCATTGGCGATGTAAGCGATACGGCGAAGAGCCTTCTGCAGGCGCAGGAGCAGCCTGTCGCCGTTTGGAGCGCCGATCAGTTCCGGCAGACCGGCGATAACGCCTATGAGGCCGAGGGGACGCTCGAACTTGCTGGACAGAGTGCGCCGCTGACGCTGCCTTTCACGCTGAACATCGATGGCGATACCGCCGAAATGCAGTCTGAAACAACGATCCAGCGCCTCGACTGGGGCGTCGGCGCCAATGACTATCCTGAAGGGGACACAGTCGGATTGGATGTGACACTGCGCATCAATGTGAGCGCGACACGTCAGGAGTGA
- the msrB gene encoding peptide-methionine (R)-S-oxide reductase MsrB has protein sequence MSETKPPIERTEDEWKDILTPEEFRVLRKHGTESAGTSPLNEEKREGTFVCAGCGRPLFASDAKYESGTGWPSFYQPIEGGAVTTHKDRSLFMTRTEVRCAECDGHLGHVFPDGPQPTGLRYCMNGVAMDFEPQGE, from the coding sequence ATGAGTGAGACCAAACCGCCGATCGAGCGGACCGAAGACGAATGGAAGGACATCCTCACCCCCGAGGAATTTCGCGTCCTGCGAAAGCATGGCACCGAGAGCGCCGGCACCTCCCCCCTCAATGAGGAAAAACGAGAGGGCACCTTTGTCTGCGCGGGCTGCGGCCGGCCTCTATTTGCCTCCGACGCCAAATATGAAAGCGGCACCGGCTGGCCGAGCTTCTATCAGCCGATCGAGGGCGGAGCCGTCACGACCCATAAGGACCGCTCGCTTTTCATGACGCGGACCGAAGTGCGCTGTGCAGAGTGCGACGGCCATCTCGGCCACGTCTTTCCCGACGGGCCGCAACCGACGGGCCTTCGCTACTGCATGAACGGCGTCGCGATGGATTTCGAACCGCAGGGCGAATGA
- a CDS encoding Na+/H+ antiporter subunit C: protein METALSVVVGLLFAAAIYLMLSLHTIRILLGVVLLGNAVNLLIFTAGRFRSEVPPIIAPDAYAPAGDVANPLPQALILTAIVISFSFFVFLLVLAYRAYQDLGTDDSDKMRLAEPVADDGPPKGY from the coding sequence ATGGAGACCGCTCTCAGCGTTGTGGTCGGTCTTCTTTTTGCCGCCGCGATCTATCTGATGCTCTCGCTGCATACGATCCGCATTCTGCTGGGCGTGGTTCTGCTCGGAAACGCGGTCAATCTGCTTATTTTCACCGCCGGGCGCTTCCGCTCGGAGGTGCCGCCGATCATCGCGCCGGATGCCTACGCTCCCGCGGGCGATGTGGCCAATCCGCTGCCGCAGGCGCTTATTCTGACCGCCATCGTGATTTCGTTTTCCTTTTTCGTCTTTTTGCTGGTCCTCGCCTATCGCGCCTATCAGGACCTCGGCACCGACGATTCCGACAAGATGCGTCTGGCCGAACCGGTGGCGGATGACGGCCCGCCGAAGGGATATTGA
- a CDS encoding glutathione S-transferase family protein encodes MMAKLVFYTNPMSRGQIARWMLEEVGADYDEQLLVYGPEGMAAENYRKINPMAKVPAIVHNGHVITEAAAIGLYLADVFSGRGLGPNDDERAAYYRWTLFCAGPLEQAVTSRAMGWQTPDDPQKQGMLGFGNFDRTIDTLEHHLSGRHYVCGDRFTMADCYVGSHVDWGLAFGTIPARPAFKSYVERLRERSAYRTAKARDQELIEQMK; translated from the coding sequence ATCATGGCGAAACTTGTCTTCTATACAAATCCGATGAGCCGCGGGCAGATCGCGCGCTGGATGCTGGAGGAGGTCGGCGCCGATTATGACGAGCAGTTGCTGGTCTATGGCCCCGAGGGCATGGCTGCCGAAAATTATCGGAAAATCAATCCGATGGCCAAGGTGCCGGCTATCGTTCACAATGGCCATGTCATCACGGAGGCCGCAGCGATCGGCCTTTATCTGGCGGATGTTTTTTCCGGACGCGGGCTTGGTCCGAACGATGACGAGCGCGCGGCCTATTATCGCTGGACGCTGTTTTGTGCAGGGCCTCTTGAGCAGGCGGTGACAAGCCGCGCCATGGGCTGGCAGACCCCTGATGATCCGCAAAAGCAGGGCATGCTTGGCTTCGGCAATTTCGATCGCACGATCGATACGCTGGAGCACCACCTGAGCGGCCGCCATTATGTCTGTGGTGACCGTTTCACCATGGCCGATTGCTACGTGGGCAGCCATGTGGACTGGGGCCTTGCCTTCGGTACCATCCCGGCGCGGCCAGCCTTCAAGAGCTATGTCGAGCGCTTGCGCGAGCGTTCCGCCTATCGAACGGCAAAGGCCCGCGATCAGGAACTGATCGAGCAGATGAAATAG
- a CDS encoding putative monovalent cation/H+ antiporter subunit A gives MIALAALAVPFTAALLAPVLAQLVRRWLAVLLAVFPLALFLFWLRLVPLFASGREETIGVSWIPSFGVEFSVLIDGLSLTFALLVSGIGTLIVLFAGAYLKGDARLPRFLCYLFLFMGAMQGLVLANDLIMLFVFWELTSISSFLLIGFDRERMASRRAAIQALVVTGMGGLSLLAGFLLIRYASGASSLSEVLALGDGLRELPVYMACFILVLGGAFTKSAQFPFHFWLPNAMEAPTPVSAYLHSATMVKAGVYLLMRLQPAMGGTTAWETVLPIFGAITLLAGTILGLRQTDLKLVLAYTTVASLGLLVMLTGFGTEGALAGAVLYLIAHSLFKGGLFMVAGGIDHEAGSRDLRHLSGLRHGMPLTFAIALLCALSMGGLPPFVGFLAKEEMYYGLFKDGGWAMALLAAAIIGNGLMLALGFIVGLRPFLGKEMKAPKHAHEGPFDLWIGPAILALCGLAAGIFYHFFHEMISIPMASAVAGENVPIEISPIPHISAAFYLTLLTIAFGVGVYLLQDRLRSAIDRALVALGWGPDRGFDQAISGLSHLAHRVTYFFQNGRLDLYMTTVFCVLAFTLLFSLAFFSELPELPGWPELALHEWTILLIIVVGIGTVIMAHNRLTAIVSLGIQGFGVAVLFMLQGAPDLSFTQFMVETLSVVILALVMTRIPLAKTDHRSNPEKLIDGGIALLCGVGLGGLLLAVTQTPFDGRLSEFYEEFSRAIAHGRNIVNVIIVDFRGLDTLGEIAVVMVAGLAVLGLIRIRRPRVEDIATPVGDRS, from the coding sequence TTGATCGCGCTTGCGGCTCTCGCCGTTCCATTCACCGCTGCTTTGCTGGCTCCGGTCCTCGCACAGTTGGTCAGGCGATGGCTGGCGGTTCTTCTCGCAGTCTTTCCGCTCGCTCTGTTTTTGTTCTGGCTGCGTCTCGTGCCGCTCTTTGCGAGCGGGCGTGAAGAAACCATCGGCGTTTCATGGATTCCGAGTTTCGGTGTCGAGTTCTCCGTTCTGATCGACGGGCTGTCGCTCACATTCGCCTTGCTCGTCAGCGGGATCGGCACGCTGATCGTGCTGTTCGCGGGCGCTTATCTCAAAGGCGATGCGCGCCTTCCGCGCTTTCTCTGCTACCTGTTTCTGTTCATGGGCGCGATGCAGGGTCTCGTTCTGGCGAACGACCTCATCATGCTATTCGTATTCTGGGAGCTTACGTCGATCAGTTCCTTCCTTTTGATCGGCTTCGATCGGGAGCGGATGGCCTCTCGCCGCGCCGCTATCCAGGCGCTCGTCGTCACCGGCATGGGCGGTCTGTCGCTCCTCGCAGGGTTTCTGCTGATCCGTTATGCAAGCGGCGCTTCGAGCCTCTCCGAGGTTCTGGCGCTCGGTGACGGACTGCGCGAACTGCCGGTCTATATGGCTTGCTTCATTCTGGTTCTCGGCGGTGCCTTTACCAAAAGCGCGCAGTTTCCGTTCCATTTCTGGCTGCCGAACGCGATGGAGGCACCGACGCCCGTCTCGGCCTATCTGCATTCGGCAACCATGGTGAAGGCCGGCGTCTATCTTCTGATGCGCCTTCAGCCGGCGATGGGCGGTACGACGGCCTGGGAAACGGTTCTGCCGATTTTTGGCGCGATCACGCTGCTGGCCGGCACAATTCTCGGTCTCAGGCAGACCGATCTCAAACTGGTTCTGGCCTATACGACGGTCGCCTCGCTTGGCCTACTCGTCATGCTGACCGGGTTCGGCACAGAGGGAGCGCTTGCGGGCGCGGTGCTCTATCTGATCGCTCATTCGCTCTTTAAGGGTGGGCTTTTCATGGTCGCCGGCGGTATCGACCATGAAGCCGGTTCGCGCGACCTGCGCCATCTTTCCGGGCTCCGTCATGGCATGCCGCTGACCTTTGCCATTGCGCTTCTCTGCGCCCTCTCCATGGGCGGTCTGCCGCCCTTCGTTGGCTTCCTTGCCAAGGAAGAGATGTATTACGGTCTCTTCAAGGACGGCGGATGGGCAATGGCTCTTCTGGCTGCAGCGATCATCGGCAACGGCCTGATGCTGGCGCTGGGCTTCATTGTTGGTCTGCGGCCTTTTCTCGGCAAGGAAATGAAGGCGCCTAAACATGCTCATGAGGGCCCTTTCGATCTTTGGATCGGCCCTGCCATTCTGGCGTTGTGCGGCCTTGCCGCCGGTATCTTCTATCATTTCTTCCACGAAATGATTTCGATTCCGATGGCCTCGGCCGTGGCGGGCGAAAATGTCCCGATCGAGATTTCACCCATCCCGCATATTTCGGCAGCCTTCTATCTGACGCTGCTGACCATCGCGTTCGGTGTGGGTGTCTACCTGCTGCAGGACCGGTTGCGCAGCGCGATAGACCGCGCATTGGTGGCGTTGGGCTGGGGGCCCGATCGCGGTTTCGATCAGGCGATCTCCGGTCTCAGCCATCTGGCGCACCGTGTCACCTATTTCTTCCAGAACGGACGGCTGGATCTCTACATGACCACCGTCTTCTGCGTGCTGGCCTTCACGCTTCTGTTCTCTCTCGCCTTTTTCAGCGAACTGCCGGAGCTGCCGGGCTGGCCGGAGCTGGCTCTACACGAATGGACGATCCTGCTGATCATCGTGGTCGGCATCGGGACGGTCATCATGGCGCACAACCGGCTCACGGCCATCGTCTCCCTCGGCATTCAGGGGTTCGGTGTCGCCGTCCTCTTCATGTTGCAAGGCGCGCCGGACCTCTCCTTCACGCAGTTCATGGTCGAGACGCTGTCGGTCGTCATTCTTGCTCTGGTCATGACCCGGATTCCTCTTGCCAAGACCGATCATCGGTCCAATCCGGAAAAGCTGATCGATGGCGGGATCGCGCTTCTCTGCGGCGTGGGACTGGGCGGCCTTCTTCTCGCGGTAACGCAGACGCCCTTCGACGGCCGGCTCAGTGAATTCTACGAGGAGTTCTCCCGGGCTATCGCTCATGGCCGCAATATCGTGAATGTGATCATCGTCGATTTCCGCGGACTCGATACGCTGGGTGAAATCGCAGTGGTGATGGTCGCAGGACTGGCGGTGCTCGGTCTGATCCGCATCCGACGTCCACGGGTCGAGGATATCGCCACGCCAGTAGGAGACCGATCCTGA
- a CDS encoding S9 family peptidase yields the protein MTSSKFASSSENAAPPVAKKVAFEETRHAIARSDDYAWLRAENWQDMFHDPSLLDPAIRTHLEAENAYAAALMADTEELRKTLFSEMKGRIKEDDSSVPIPDGPYAYGTKYVLGGEHPKFIRTPRDGGEEVVLLDGDAEAEGKAYFRLGSVDHSPNHRRVLWGHDAKGSEFYTLVVRSAEQSNDSDRITNTGGSGTWAANSDAFFYTRLDENHRPKEILLHQLGEPASEDVSIYTETDDGMFMSVGGTRLNDWIMISVHDHETTEFRLLPADLSDLTPKIVHPREEGLQYELEEGGDVFFILTNADGAKDFKVMEAAVADPSKANWREIVPHEAGRLILSIASFAGHLVRLEKQDGLPRIVIRDRKSGEEHEIAFDEEAYSLGLGGSLEYDTTKIRFSYSSMTTPSQLYEYDMVTRERRLLKEQDVPSGHDASQYVTRRLQARSHDGEMVPVSILYHKDTPLDGSAPCLLYGYGSYGISIPASFNTNAFSLVDRGFIYAIAHIRGGKDKGWDWYETGKRGRKTNTFHDFIAAAAHLVSHEFTSHDRIIAQGGSAGGMLMGAVANMAPESFGGIIAEVPFVDVLTTMLDDTLPLTPPEWPEWGNPIESEDDYRTIAAYSPVDNVAALPYPPILALAGLTDPRVTYWEPAKWVAKLREYSTSGAPVLFKINMDAGHAGASGRFSRLEEVAFSYAFALKVAGKTDAEISR from the coding sequence ATGACCAGTTCCAAATTTGCTTCCTCATCCGAAAATGCAGCACCGCCGGTCGCGAAAAAAGTGGCCTTCGAGGAGACCCGGCATGCGATCGCCCGTAGCGACGATTATGCCTGGCTGCGCGCGGAAAACTGGCAGGACATGTTCCACGATCCCAGCTTGCTCGACCCCGCGATCCGTACGCATCTGGAAGCCGAAAACGCTTATGCCGCCGCGCTGATGGCGGACACCGAAGAGCTGCGGAAAACGCTCTTTTCCGAAATGAAGGGCCGGATCAAGGAGGACGATTCCTCGGTTCCGATTCCCGATGGGCCTTATGCCTATGGCACCAAATATGTTCTGGGCGGAGAACATCCGAAATTCATCCGCACCCCGCGCGATGGTGGCGAAGAAGTCGTCCTTCTGGATGGTGACGCCGAAGCCGAGGGAAAAGCGTATTTCCGGCTTGGATCGGTCGACCACTCACCCAATCACCGGCGTGTTCTCTGGGGCCACGATGCCAAGGGCTCCGAATTTTATACGCTGGTCGTCCGCTCGGCCGAGCAGTCCAATGATTCCGACCGCATCACCAATACGGGCGGCTCGGGAACATGGGCGGCGAATTCCGACGCCTTCTTCTACACCAGGCTCGACGAGAACCATCGTCCCAAGGAGATTCTCCTTCACCAGCTCGGCGAACCCGCCTCCGAAGATGTCTCGATCTATACCGAAACCGATGACGGGATGTTCATGAGCGTCGGCGGCACCCGGCTCAACGACTGGATCATGATCTCGGTCCACGACCATGAGACGACCGAATTCCGCCTTCTGCCCGCCGACCTCTCGGATCTCACGCCAAAGATTGTCCATCCCCGCGAGGAAGGCCTGCAGTACGAGCTCGAGGAAGGCGGCGATGTTTTCTTCATCCTCACCAACGCCGACGGCGCAAAGGATTTCAAGGTGATGGAAGCGGCTGTTGCCGATCCGTCCAAGGCCAATTGGCGCGAAATCGTGCCGCACGAGGCGGGACGACTCATCCTCTCCATCGCGTCCTTTGCCGGCCATCTTGTCCGGCTGGAAAAGCAGGACGGGCTGCCGCGCATCGTTATCCGAGATCGCAAGTCCGGCGAGGAGCATGAAATCGCATTCGACGAAGAGGCCTATTCGCTGGGCCTCGGTGGCTCGCTGGAATATGACACGACGAAGATCCGCTTTTCCTATTCGTCGATGACGACGCCCAGCCAACTCTACGAATACGATATGGTCACTCGGGAGCGCCGCCTGCTGAAGGAACAGGACGTGCCGTCAGGCCACGACGCTTCGCAATATGTCACGCGCCGGTTGCAGGCCCGCAGTCATGATGGCGAGATGGTCCCGGTCTCAATCCTCTATCATAAGGATACGCCACTCGACGGCTCTGCGCCGTGCCTTCTCTACGGCTACGGTTCTTACGGCATCTCCATCCCGGCCAGCTTCAACACAAACGCCTTCAGCCTGGTGGATCGCGGTTTCATCTATGCCATCGCCCATATCCGCGGCGGCAAGGACAAGGGCTGGGACTGGTACGAGACCGGCAAGCGTGGCAGAAAAACCAACACATTCCACGACTTCATCGCCGCCGCCGCGCATCTCGTCAGTCACGAATTTACCAGCCATGACCGCATCATCGCGCAGGGCGGTTCGGCTGGTGGCATGCTGATGGGCGCTGTCGCGAATATGGCGCCCGAGAGCTTTGGCGGCATTATCGCTGAGGTGCCCTTCGTCGACGTCTTGACGACCATGCTGGACGATACCTTGCCGCTCACTCCGCCGGAATGGCCGGAATGGGGCAATCCGATCGAGAGCGAAGACGACTACCGCACGATTGCCGCCTATTCGCCTGTCGACAATGTCGCGGCCCTCCCCTACCCGCCGATTCTGGCCTTAGCCGGGCTGACCGACCCGCGCGTCACCTATTGGGAGCCGGCCAAATGGGTCGCGAAACTGCGTGAATATTCGACGTCCGGCGCGCCGGTCCTGTTCAAGATCAATATGGATGCGGGCCATGCTGGCGCGTCCGGCCGCTTCTCGCGGCTTGAAGAGGTTGCGTTTTCCTACGCCTTTGCACTGAAGGTGGCCGGAAAGACCGATGCGGAGATATCGCGCTAA
- a CDS encoding sulfite exporter TauE/SafE family protein — protein sequence MGALEIGLLFVAGFLSGAINAVAGGGTFISFGALSLLGVPPISANATSSIAQLPGYVTSTLAYWSSIRKVLGSALLLALVSIIGALGGSLFLLWLSNDRFAALVPWLLLAATALFAAGPWLKPVPAKPGEEQMSNRFASTAVQFVTSIYGGFFGAGMGIMMLATLGLTEGGDYHRLNALKNLLSNVIAIVAIVVFVSGGVISWPGALAMIPGVALGGYSGVWAAKRVPQTAVRLFVIAVGLFLAGYYFWKG from the coding sequence GTGGGTGCGTTGGAAATCGGACTTCTGTTCGTTGCCGGGTTTCTGTCCGGTGCGATCAACGCCGTCGCGGGCGGCGGCACCTTCATCTCGTTTGGAGCATTATCGCTGCTCGGCGTACCGCCGATCTCCGCCAATGCAACGTCGTCCATCGCCCAACTGCCGGGTTATGTGACCTCCACGCTGGCTTACTGGTCATCGATCCGAAAGGTGCTCGGCAGCGCACTTCTGCTAGCCCTTGTTTCGATCATCGGCGCGTTGGGCGGATCGCTCTTTCTTCTCTGGCTGTCCAATGACCGCTTTGCAGCACTGGTTCCCTGGTTGCTGCTGGCCGCAACCGCTCTCTTCGCCGCCGGACCCTGGCTTAAACCGGTACCGGCGAAGCCTGGCGAAGAGCAGATGTCCAATAGGTTCGCCAGCACTGCGGTCCAGTTCGTCACCTCGATTTATGGCGGCTTCTTCGGCGCCGGCATGGGTATCATGATGCTGGCGACGCTGGGGCTGACGGAAGGCGGTGATTATCATCGCCTCAATGCACTGAAAAACCTGCTTTCCAACGTGATCGCGATTGTCGCGATCGTCGTGTTCGTCTCGGGCGGCGTGATCTCTTGGCCGGGCGCACTGGCCATGATCCCGGGCGTCGCGCTCGGCGGCTATAGCGGCGTCTGGGCCGCCAAGCGCGTGCCGCAAACGGCCGTCCGCCTCTTCGTTATCGCGGTCGGCCTGTTCCTCGCCGGCTATTATTTCTGGAAGGGATAG
- a CDS encoding YceI family protein, with the protein MLRAFSLGLAASALLSTSAFAEPVRYELDASHSQVVFTWNHLGYSETTGMFSGFEGEIMFDEESPENSSVSVEIPASSLLTGWEERAEHLKGEDFFGAEANPAITFESTSIETTGDNTANITGDLTLNGVTKPVTLETTLNNSGDYPMGGGKALGFNATTTINRSEWDMGKFAPNVSDEVDLRISVEAKAAEGE; encoded by the coding sequence ATGCTACGTGCTTTTAGTCTCGGCCTTGCCGCTTCAGCCCTGCTCTCGACCAGCGCTTTCGCCGAGCCTGTCCGATACGAACTCGATGCGAGCCACAGCCAGGTCGTGTTCACCTGGAATCATCTTGGCTATTCCGAAACCACCGGCATGTTCAGTGGCTTCGAAGGCGAGATCATGTTCGACGAAGAAAGCCCGGAAAACTCTTCCGTCTCCGTTGAAATCCCTGCTTCTTCGCTTCTTACCGGCTGGGAAGAGCGTGCCGAACACCTGAAGGGCGAGGACTTCTTCGGCGCCGAGGCGAACCCGGCGATCACCTTCGAATCGACGAGCATTGAGACCACCGGCGACAATACCGCCAACATTACCGGCGACCTGACCCTCAATGGTGTGACCAAGCCTGTCACCCTGGAGACGACGCTGAACAATTCGGGTGACTATCCGATGGGCGGCGGCAAGGCGCTTGGCTTCAACGCAACGACCACCATCAACCGCAGCGAATGGGACATGGGCAAGTTTGCTCCGAACGTCTCCGACGAAGTCGACCTGCGGATTTCGGTCGAGGCAAAGGCTGCCGAAGGCGAATAA
- a CDS encoding Na+/H+ antiporter subunit B, with protein MRTVIFRTVAPFLTALMIIFSIFILLRGHNEPGGGFIGGLIAASANAVYGIACGVSPVRRSLRFHPMAIAGAGLFIAALAGCASLFAKAGFLTGLWTELHLFSQSIDLSTPLFFDIGVYLVVLGTFSSITLALEEREVE; from the coding sequence ATGCGCACGGTTATCTTTCGTACGGTCGCGCCGTTTCTCACGGCTCTGATGATCATCTTCTCGATCTTCATCTTGCTGCGGGGGCACAACGAACCAGGAGGCGGCTTCATTGGCGGGCTCATCGCCGCATCGGCCAACGCCGTTTATGGCATCGCCTGCGGGGTCTCGCCGGTGCGGCGCTCGCTACGTTTCCATCCGATGGCGATCGCCGGCGCAGGTCTTTTCATCGCGGCGCTCGCAGGTTGTGCGAGCCTGTTCGCAAAAGCGGGTTTTTTGACCGGCCTTTGGACGGAACTGCATCTTTTCAGTCAGAGCATCGATCTGTCGACGCCACTGTTCTTCGATATCGGGGTTTATCTGGTCGTGCTCGGTACATTCAGTTCGATCACCCTGGCACTTGAAGAAAGAGAGGTCGAATAA